A part of Gemmatimonas groenlandica genomic DNA contains:
- the asd gene encoding archaetidylserine decarboxylase (Phosphatidylserine decarboxylase is synthesized as a single chain precursor. Generation of the pyruvoyl active site from a Ser is coupled to cleavage of a Gly-Ser bond between the larger (beta) and smaller (alpha chains). It is an integral membrane protein.): MSSPLFVIAQYLLPKQALTSLAGAFARAKRGEQTTSVIRWFVGKYGVNMSEAAEPDITTYATFNDFFTRALKAGARPIAEAEFVCPVDGAISQLGPITGDQIFQAKGHSYSTTALIGGDAALAAPYANGDFATIYLSPKDYHRIHMPCDGRLVRMIHVPGDLFSVNPTTARGVPGLFARNERVVCVFEGAHGSFVMVLVGATIVGSMATVWHGIVNPPRPGTVREWHYTDQSIHLAQGDEMGRFLLGSTVVMLFPPKTVAFTAQWAAERPVRMGEPMGSRP; this comes from the coding sequence GTGTCCTCGCCTCTTTTCGTCATCGCCCAGTACCTGCTGCCCAAGCAGGCCCTCACGTCGCTGGCCGGCGCCTTCGCGCGGGCCAAGCGCGGCGAACAGACGACCTCGGTGATCCGCTGGTTCGTGGGCAAGTACGGCGTGAACATGAGCGAAGCGGCGGAACCCGACATCACCACGTACGCCACGTTCAACGACTTCTTCACGCGCGCGCTGAAGGCCGGCGCACGACCCATCGCCGAAGCCGAGTTCGTGTGCCCGGTGGACGGCGCGATCAGTCAGCTCGGCCCCATCACCGGCGATCAGATCTTTCAGGCGAAGGGGCACAGCTACTCTACCACGGCGTTGATCGGTGGCGATGCTGCACTGGCCGCGCCCTACGCCAACGGCGACTTCGCCACGATCTATCTGAGTCCCAAGGACTACCATCGCATTCACATGCCGTGCGATGGTCGCCTGGTGCGCATGATCCACGTGCCGGGCGACTTGTTCTCGGTGAATCCCACCACCGCGCGCGGCGTACCGGGACTCTTCGCGCGCAACGAACGCGTGGTGTGCGTGTTCGAGGGCGCGCACGGGTCGTTCGTGATGGTGCTGGTGGGCGCCACGATCGTAGGCAGCATGGCCACGGTGTGGCACGGTATCGTGAACCCGCCGCGCCCGGGCACGGTGCGCGAGTGGCACTACACCGACCAGTCCATCCATCTCGCCCAGGGCGACGAGATGGGACGATTTCTGCTGGGCTCTACGGTGGTGATGCTCTTCCCACCGAAGACCGTCGCGTTCACCGCGCAGTGGGCCGCCGAACGGCCCGTGCGCATGGGTGAACCGATGGGAAGCCGACCGTAA
- a CDS encoding alpha/beta fold hydrolase, which produces MIRRILAAAVAVAIIAAGVALYTPDADQNTLRARYLASPGDLRTIEGTSLHVRDTGPRDAPALILLHGFGSSLHTWEPWARALDSTYRVIRFDLPGSGLSAPDPTGDYADMRSMQLLATLMDTLGLRRATLIGNSMGGRIAWSFAARYPERVEKLVLISPDGFASPGFEYGKPAEVPFALSMMRYVMPMPLLRMSLEPAYADRRTMTDSLATRYYDLMLAPGARDAMLQRMRQTILTDPVPQLQKIQAPTLLLWGQQDAMIPFSNAADYTKALPHATLVPLPNVGHLPFEESPDASLVPLLRFLRGAN; this is translated from the coding sequence ATGATACGACGCATTCTTGCAGCCGCCGTCGCCGTTGCCATCATCGCCGCCGGCGTTGCCTTGTACACCCCCGATGCCGATCAGAACACGCTGCGCGCCCGCTACCTGGCGAGCCCCGGCGACCTGCGCACGATCGAAGGTACGTCGCTGCACGTGCGCGATACCGGACCACGTGATGCGCCGGCGCTGATCCTGCTGCACGGCTTCGGCTCGAGCCTGCACACGTGGGAACCGTGGGCCCGCGCGCTCGACAGCACGTATCGTGTGATTCGCTTCGACTTGCCCGGCAGCGGCCTGAGCGCCCCTGATCCCACCGGCGACTACGCCGACATGCGCAGCATGCAGCTGCTGGCCACGCTCATGGACACGCTTGGGCTGCGGCGCGCCACCTTGATCGGCAACTCGATGGGCGGCCGCATCGCCTGGTCGTTCGCCGCCCGCTATCCCGAGCGCGTGGAGAAGCTGGTGCTGATCTCGCCCGACGGGTTCGCGAGTCCGGGCTTCGAGTATGGGAAGCCCGCCGAGGTACCGTTCGCGCTGTCGATGATGCGGTACGTGATGCCGATGCCGTTGCTGCGCATGAGTCTCGAACCGGCCTATGCCGATCGCCGCACCATGACCGACAGTCTGGCGACGCGCTATTACGACCTCATGCTCGCGCCGGGCGCCCGTGACGCGATGCTGCAGCGCATGCGTCAGACGATCCTGACCGATCCCGTGCCGCAGCTCCAAAAGATTCAGGCACCAACGTTGCTGTTGTGGGGGCAGCAGGACGCGATGATCCCCTTCAGCAACGCCGCCGACTACACGAAGGCGCTGCCGCATGCGACGCTTGTCCCGCTGCCCAACGTGGGACATCTGCCGTTCGAGGAGTCCCCCGACGCGTCGCTGGTTCCGTTGCTCCGGTTTCTCAGGGGCGCGAACTAA
- a CDS encoding serine hydrolase, with protein MSHRRRSFAATGVTLASTLLVSNVAAQTPSTPPTRSVAFTTTEGTWVSLDVTRDGRALVFELLGDIYRVSVDGGRAQPLIIGRAFQSQPRLSPDGSQLVFISDETGSDNVWIASTDGRNARAVTQLPRAGMQSPAWATDGRSIVVTVTDPHVTRTAELWRYDVASGQGTRLVPNGNGPAQPLVSSPAPGPYSAWPTPDGASLLFTAVTPRPYGSRNGATSALMRVPVSGGAAEPMVVEGLPAMKPMLSPDGSTLVYGTVREGKTGLRLRTLATGAERWLAYPVDRNQLEARASRDVLPNAAFSPDGRWLYAAFGGKIHRLGVQDGSDTAIPFSADVALEVTPTLHFPQRLATGPVRTRRVQQQTTAPNGYVAFSSLGRIWIADLTGAPRRLTATARAREFMPAWSPDSRWVAFVTWDETGGALWKARADGREAPVRLTTAPAWWADPAWTPDGRTIIASTAPLRATLMAPPGALPPDAQRAEVPATGGPVRITGPVPRPSAAAPTLGAPLPVPATPAASARTFEVSLPRATTTGTIVLRGATVITMRGTEVLRDADVIVTDGRIASVGARSATTTPAGKTVIDVTGKYIVPGFIDIHAHWGGAGALLQPESTNGFANLAMGITTIRDPQVTPDIFDIANLVEVDGVPSPRVFSTGPGIGAGTNFQSLDDARRLLRMYRDDYGTAYLKSYQTGTRQQRQWLVEAARELGLMPTTEGGADGKEDLTHIIDGFSGLEHAIPEAPIHDDIVQLMSRTGITNTPTLVVAFGGALPIYRLLAEERPHEDPRINRWFPDGALFQRTSTRLLWFPPEEFNEREAAAGAVAVLRAGGHIGLGGHGEVQGLSNHWEMGLLADGGMSPHEVLRVATIEGARAIGLDADLGSIESGKVADLVVLDANPLQSIRNSRAIAYVMKGGTLYRSSTLERVWPNPAPLVLPWSLRREMLPAAAAVDTLVRRTMETARIPGLAIAVVRRGELLVSRGFGVAELENRAPVTDATMFQSGSLAKQFTAAGVLSLVEEDKIALDSSVRRYLPEVPASWQPITIRHLLSHRGGVPDYTSDRFDYRKDYGDAELIAMASALPLEFPAGTRWNYSNTGYVLLGIIVTRVTGRPYDEFLRERIFTPAGMPTIRVITEADVVPNRAHGYLLTASGWEHAAWVAPRLNTTADGSMLVSLRDLIAWNEVVSTRRVLRPESWTLMLSASRLPSGRDYPYALGWFLGEAGGHPMQEHGGTWQGFVSQYTRFPDQDLAVMVLSNARAMAPATLAMQVAALYDSSLVPTRPPTAAIPDREPQATAAVQAILTRVAAGSLALDDFEVVRQTIFPRMRAALTATVQGKGPLTRLELLARRVVGDDVERQYFAWFGTQRFRVLVTLGPLGKLTGLRIAPEQP; from the coding sequence ATGAGCCATCGCCGTCGCTCCTTCGCCGCCACCGGCGTTACGCTGGCCAGCACGTTGTTGGTCAGTAACGTCGCCGCCCAGACACCCTCGACGCCGCCAACACGTTCGGTGGCCTTCACCACCACTGAAGGCACTTGGGTCTCGCTCGATGTCACCCGTGATGGCCGAGCGCTCGTGTTCGAGTTGCTGGGCGACATCTACCGGGTGTCGGTGGACGGGGGACGCGCGCAACCGCTGATCATCGGCCGCGCCTTCCAGTCGCAACCACGGCTTTCTCCCGACGGCTCGCAGCTCGTCTTCATCAGCGACGAAACCGGCTCCGACAATGTCTGGATCGCTTCCACCGACGGCCGCAACGCGCGCGCGGTGACGCAGCTTCCCCGCGCCGGCATGCAGTCGCCGGCATGGGCCACCGATGGGCGGTCGATTGTCGTGACCGTGACCGATCCGCATGTCACGCGTACCGCTGAACTGTGGCGCTACGACGTGGCCAGCGGTCAGGGTACCCGACTCGTGCCCAACGGCAACGGCCCGGCGCAACCGCTGGTCTCCTCACCGGCGCCGGGCCCGTATAGCGCCTGGCCCACCCCCGATGGCGCGAGCCTGTTGTTCACCGCGGTCACGCCGCGCCCGTATGGCAGCCGCAACGGCGCTACGAGTGCACTCATGCGCGTCCCCGTGAGCGGCGGGGCCGCCGAACCGATGGTGGTGGAAGGGCTGCCAGCCATGAAGCCCATGCTCTCCCCCGACGGGAGCACGCTCGTGTACGGCACCGTCCGCGAAGGGAAAACCGGCCTCCGTCTGCGCACGCTCGCCACCGGCGCCGAGCGATGGCTGGCGTACCCGGTGGATCGCAATCAGCTCGAAGCTCGCGCCTCCCGCGACGTGCTCCCCAACGCCGCGTTCTCCCCCGATGGACGCTGGCTATACGCGGCGTTCGGCGGCAAGATCCACCGGCTGGGGGTGCAGGACGGCAGTGATACCGCCATCCCCTTCTCCGCTGATGTCGCGCTGGAGGTCACCCCAACGCTGCACTTCCCACAGCGGCTGGCCACCGGGCCGGTGCGCACACGCCGGGTGCAGCAGCAGACCACCGCGCCCAACGGATACGTCGCCTTTTCGTCACTGGGGCGCATATGGATTGCCGACCTCACCGGCGCACCGCGCCGTCTCACCGCCACGGCGCGCGCCCGGGAATTCATGCCCGCCTGGTCCCCCGACAGCCGGTGGGTAGCCTTCGTGACCTGGGATGAAACTGGCGGCGCCCTCTGGAAAGCCCGCGCCGACGGCCGCGAGGCGCCGGTGCGTCTCACGACCGCGCCCGCGTGGTGGGCTGACCCTGCGTGGACGCCGGATGGTCGCACGATCATCGCCAGCACCGCGCCACTCCGCGCCACGCTCATGGCGCCGCCCGGCGCGCTTCCCCCAGACGCCCAACGCGCCGAAGTGCCCGCGACCGGCGGCCCCGTGCGCATCACCGGACCGGTGCCTCGGCCATCGGCCGCGGCGCCGACGCTCGGAGCACCGCTCCCCGTGCCGGCAACGCCGGCCGCCTCGGCGCGCACTTTCGAGGTGTCGCTGCCACGCGCGACCACGACCGGCACCATCGTGCTCCGCGGCGCGACGGTCATCACGATGCGCGGCACCGAAGTGCTCCGTGATGCCGACGTGATCGTCACCGACGGACGCATCGCGAGCGTGGGCGCGCGGAGTGCGACGACCACGCCCGCCGGCAAAACCGTGATCGACGTGACCGGCAAGTACATCGTGCCGGGCTTCATCGACATCCACGCGCATTGGGGCGGTGCCGGCGCCCTGTTGCAGCCCGAGTCCACCAACGGCTTCGCCAACCTCGCGATGGGGATCACCACCATCCGCGACCCGCAGGTCACGCCAGACATCTTCGACATCGCCAACCTCGTAGAGGTCGACGGTGTCCCGAGCCCACGCGTCTTCTCCACCGGCCCCGGCATTGGCGCCGGCACCAACTTCCAGTCGCTCGACGACGCCCGTCGCCTGTTGCGAATGTACCGCGACGACTACGGCACGGCGTACCTCAAGTCGTATCAAACGGGGACGCGTCAGCAGCGACAGTGGCTAGTGGAAGCCGCGCGCGAGCTGGGGCTGATGCCCACGACGGAAGGCGGCGCCGACGGCAAAGAGGACCTGACGCACATCATCGACGGCTTCAGCGGGCTCGAACATGCGATCCCGGAAGCACCCATCCATGATGACATCGTGCAACTGATGTCGCGTACCGGCATCACCAACACGCCCACCCTCGTGGTGGCGTTTGGTGGCGCGCTGCCGATCTATAGGTTGCTCGCCGAGGAACGGCCGCACGAGGATCCACGCATCAACCGCTGGTTCCCAGACGGCGCGCTGTTTCAGCGAACCTCCACGCGCTTGCTCTGGTTTCCGCCCGAAGAGTTCAACGAGCGCGAAGCGGCGGCCGGTGCGGTGGCTGTCCTGCGTGCCGGTGGCCACATCGGACTTGGCGGGCACGGTGAAGTGCAGGGGCTCTCCAATCACTGGGAGATGGGCTTGCTCGCCGATGGCGGCATGTCGCCGCACGAGGTCCTGCGCGTGGCTACCATCGAAGGCGCGCGTGCGATCGGACTCGACGCCGACCTGGGGTCGATTGAATCCGGGAAGGTCGCCGATCTGGTGGTACTCGACGCCAACCCGCTGCAGTCCATTCGCAACAGCCGCGCCATCGCGTATGTCATGAAGGGCGGCACGCTGTATCGCAGCAGCACGCTGGAGCGCGTTTGGCCGAACCCGGCACCACTCGTGCTGCCATGGTCGCTGCGCCGTGAGATGCTGCCGGCGGCCGCCGCGGTGGATACGCTGGTGCGACGCACGATGGAAACCGCTCGCATTCCCGGACTCGCGATCGCCGTGGTGCGTCGCGGCGAGCTGCTGGTGTCCCGTGGCTTCGGTGTGGCCGAACTGGAGAACCGTGCGCCCGTTACCGATGCCACGATGTTTCAATCGGGTTCGCTGGCCAAACAGTTCACCGCGGCCGGTGTGCTGTCGCTGGTCGAGGAAGACAAGATCGCGCTCGACAGCTCCGTGCGGCGTTATCTGCCCGAGGTGCCGGCCAGCTGGCAGCCCATCACCATCCGGCATCTGCTCAGTCACCGCGGCGGTGTTCCCGACTACACCAGCGATCGTTTTGATTATCGCAAGGACTACGGCGACGCCGAGTTGATCGCGATGGCGTCGGCGTTGCCGCTCGAATTCCCCGCTGGCACCCGCTGGAATTATTCGAATACCGGCTACGTGTTGCTGGGCATTATCGTGACGCGCGTGACGGGACGTCCGTATGACGAGTTTCTCCGCGAGCGGATCTTCACGCCGGCCGGGATGCCCACGATTCGCGTGATCACCGAAGCCGATGTCGTGCCGAATCGCGCGCACGGCTACCTGCTCACCGCCTCGGGGTGGGAACATGCCGCATGGGTCGCCCCACGACTGAATACCACGGCCGATGGATCGATGCTCGTCTCGCTGCGCGACCTCATCGCGTGGAACGAGGTGGTGAGCACACGACGAGTGCTGCGCCCGGAAAGCTGGACGCTGATGCTGTCGGCCAGCCGTCTTCCCAGTGGACGCGACTATCCCTACGCCCTCGGCTGGTTCCTGGGCGAGGCCGGCGGACATCCGATGCAGGAGCATGGAGGGACGTGGCAGGGATTCGTGTCACAGTACACGCGCTTCCCAGATCAGGACCTGGCCGTCATGGTACTCTCGAATGCTCGCGCCATGGCACCGGCCACGCTCGCCATGCAGGTCGCCGCGCTCTACGACTCGTCGCTGGTGCCCACGCGGCCACCCACTGCCGCCATTCCTGATCGCGAGCCGCAGGCCACGGCCGCCGTTCAGGCCATCCTCACGCGCGTTGCCGCCGGATCGCTGGCGCTCGATGATTTCGAAGTCGTGCGACAAACCATTTTCCCGCGCATGCGCGCCGCCCTCACCGCGACCGTGCAAGGGAAAGGCCCGCTCACCCGCCTCGAGCTGCTGGCGCGACGCGTGGTCGGTGACGATGTCGAACGACAGTACTTCGCCTGGTTCGGCACACAACGTTTCCGCGTGCTCGTCACCTTGGGACCGCTTGGGAAATTGACGGGATTGCGCATTGCGCCTGAGCAGCCGTGA
- a CDS encoding alpha/beta hydrolase: protein MRRSLAFALRLLFLALCLPATATAQGRILVDTIRSKAIAGNAIGDTPNREVFVYTPPSYDRTPNRRFPVLYLLHGFTSHPREWLDGSYQGLDLQKTMDSLWRVDAGDFLVVMPNADNAMGGTFYVNSAAFGKWDDFVSQELVQYIDARYRTRTDRASRGLAGQSMGGFGALYLAQKHSDVFGSVYAMSPCCTGMVGELAPTSEVWRYLRDSTLTPPPTMAGSVRLARTMTAAFGAPYDKAGAWSPFLPVDILTKDASGLRRSCAVVLEYGLDDAIASVPLGSRAYADGLARAKIPYRLDAFAGGHTDRTRQRFEQRVLPFFAQQFSGAAPSGSCTP from the coding sequence ATGCGCCGATCCCTCGCGTTCGCCCTACGCCTCCTGTTTCTCGCACTCTGCCTCCCCGCGACCGCCACCGCGCAGGGGCGTATTCTCGTCGACACCATCCGCTCGAAGGCCATCGCCGGCAACGCCATCGGCGACACGCCGAATCGCGAAGTGTTCGTCTACACGCCGCCCAGCTACGACCGCACGCCCAACCGCCGCTTTCCCGTGTTGTACCTGCTGCACGGCTTCACCTCGCATCCCCGCGAGTGGCTCGACGGATCGTATCAGGGACTCGACCTGCAGAAGACCATGGACAGTCTCTGGCGCGTGGACGCCGGCGACTTCCTGGTGGTGATGCCGAACGCCGACAACGCGATGGGCGGCACCTTCTACGTGAACTCGGCCGCCTTCGGCAAATGGGACGACTTCGTGTCGCAGGAACTGGTGCAGTACATCGACGCGCGGTATCGCACGCGCACCGATCGCGCGTCGCGTGGACTGGCCGGTCAATCGATGGGCGGCTTCGGCGCACTGTATCTCGCGCAGAAGCACAGCGACGTGTTCGGCTCGGTGTACGCCATGAGCCCGTGCTGCACGGGCATGGTGGGTGAACTCGCCCCGACGAGTGAGGTGTGGCGCTACCTGCGTGACTCCACACTCACGCCGCCACCAACGATGGCCGGCAGCGTACGCCTCGCACGCACGATGACCGCCGCGTTCGGCGCGCCGTACGACAAGGCCGGGGCGTGGTCGCCGTTTCTGCCCGTCGACATACTTACGAAAGATGCCTCCGGGCTGCGCCGCAGCTGCGCCGTGGTCCTCGAGTACGGGCTCGATGATGCGATCGCCAGTGTGCCGTTGGGATCGCGCGCCTACGCCGACGGACTGGCGCGCGCGAAGATTCCGTATCGGCTCGATGCGTTCGCCGGTGGGCACACCGATCGCACGCGACAACGGTTCGAACAGCGCGTGTTGCCGTTCTTCGCGCAGCAATTCTCCGGCGCGGCGCCGAGCGGGAGTTGCACGCCGTAG
- a CDS encoding N-acyl-D-amino-acid deacylase family protein has protein sequence MSTACGPAAPTYDLLLAGGTVVDGTGAPRRVADVAIRGDRIVDIGASLPRRGVARVIDVSGQIVSPGFWDNHAHLVTLADHALAENFVRQGITTVLAPLHSQDQPFPMDQYRAQVKMAPNVGLFAGHTWIRKRVMGLADRAPTAAELTWMRALVDSAMTQGALGLSTGLEYVPATYANVDEVAALAEVASHYGGIYVTHLRDEGPAVMDALHETLEVGRRARIPVQVNHLKVTGAAQWGWSTRMLSLLDSARNAGMEVAVDVYPYTAYSTYSDLMFPPWALADGAPAFAERVADPATRARLVQEMRVRFPQQAGAEPSSIQFREVSFDASLAGKTLADYLVAAGQPVTLDAAVEALIALQLRGGFIGIFHGMDDADVARFLTHPGTMLETDGDLVTFGRGFPHPRSYGSFPRVLGTNVRERKQLTLEAAVQRMTSLPAQWLGIRDRGTLAVGQRADITVFNAGQIADRATYTAPHHWPDGIQLVAVNGTVVFENGRMTGALPGTFLARVRAAR, from the coding sequence ATGAGTACAGCCTGTGGCCCGGCGGCACCGACGTACGATCTGCTGCTCGCCGGTGGCACCGTGGTCGATGGTACCGGCGCCCCGCGCCGCGTAGCGGATGTGGCGATCCGCGGCGATCGCATCGTAGACATCGGGGCATCGCTTCCGCGGCGTGGCGTGGCGCGCGTGATAGATGTGAGCGGACAGATCGTGTCGCCGGGCTTCTGGGACAATCACGCCCATCTCGTCACGCTCGCGGATCATGCGCTCGCCGAGAATTTCGTGCGGCAGGGGATCACCACCGTGCTGGCACCGCTGCATTCGCAGGATCAGCCATTCCCGATGGATCAGTATCGGGCACAGGTGAAGATGGCGCCGAATGTGGGGCTCTTCGCCGGTCACACGTGGATCCGGAAGCGCGTTATGGGTCTCGCCGACCGCGCGCCCACTGCGGCGGAATTGACGTGGATGCGCGCGTTGGTGGACTCCGCCATGACACAGGGCGCCCTCGGGCTGTCCACTGGACTGGAGTACGTGCCGGCGACCTATGCGAATGTCGACGAGGTGGCGGCGCTTGCCGAAGTGGCATCACACTACGGCGGGATCTACGTGACCCATCTGCGGGACGAAGGACCGGCGGTGATGGACGCGCTGCACGAAACGCTCGAGGTGGGGCGCCGTGCGCGGATCCCGGTGCAGGTCAACCATCTCAAGGTGACCGGTGCGGCGCAGTGGGGATGGAGTACGCGCATGCTGTCGCTGCTCGATTCCGCACGAAATGCAGGGATGGAGGTGGCCGTCGATGTGTATCCGTATACTGCGTACAGCACCTACTCCGACCTGATGTTTCCGCCGTGGGCGTTGGCCGATGGAGCACCGGCGTTCGCCGAGCGTGTGGCAGACCCGGCCACCCGCGCTCGGCTCGTGCAGGAGATGCGCGTCCGCTTTCCGCAGCAGGCTGGCGCTGAGCCGTCGTCGATTCAGTTTCGTGAAGTGTCGTTCGATGCCTCGCTCGCGGGGAAGACGCTGGCCGACTATCTCGTGGCCGCCGGACAGCCAGTCACGCTCGACGCAGCCGTCGAGGCATTGATCGCGTTGCAATTGCGCGGTGGCTTCATCGGGATCTTTCACGGTATGGACGACGCCGATGTGGCGCGCTTTCTCACGCACCCGGGCACCATGCTGGAAACCGACGGGGATCTCGTGACCTTTGGGCGAGGCTTTCCGCACCCACGGAGTTACGGGTCCTTTCCGCGCGTGCTGGGGACAAACGTGCGCGAGCGGAAACAGCTCACCCTCGAAGCGGCGGTGCAGCGCATGACCTCACTGCCTGCGCAGTGGCTCGGCATTCGCGATCGCGGCACGCTCGCCGTTGGCCAGCGAGCCGATATCACGGTGTTCAACGCCGGACAGATCGCCGATCGGGCGACGTACACCGCGCCGCATCACTGGCCCGACGGGATCCAACTGGTGGCGGTGAACGGCACGGTGGTGTTTGAAAACGGGCGCATGACCGGCGCGCTCCCGGGTACGTTCCTCGCTCGGGTGCGCGCCGCGCGTTAG
- a CDS encoding PAS domain-containing protein — protein sequence MRLARSTITPTGRERVFGEDEIIVSKTDVTGKITYANHVFLRVSGYAEEDCIGAPHSMIRHPDMPRAIFKFAWDRLLGGHEIFAYVNNLACNGDNYWVLAHMTPSRGSDGSIIGFHSSRRVPDRDKIAKVLPLYDVLLAEERRQLDRPAGLAASAAKLDNALRDQSKTYDEWIWSL from the coding sequence ATGCGACTCGCTCGATCCACCATTACGCCAACCGGCCGCGAACGCGTGTTCGGTGAAGACGAGATCATCGTCAGCAAAACTGATGTCACCGGCAAGATCACGTATGCCAACCACGTGTTTCTGCGGGTGTCGGGGTACGCCGAGGAGGACTGCATTGGCGCGCCACACAGCATGATCCGCCATCCGGACATGCCACGCGCCATCTTCAAGTTTGCGTGGGATCGCCTGCTCGGCGGGCACGAGATCTTCGCCTACGTGAACAATCTGGCCTGCAACGGCGATAACTACTGGGTCCTGGCGCACATGACGCCGTCGCGCGGCTCTGATGGATCGATCATCGGCTTTCACTCGAGCCGCCGCGTGCCAGACCGCGACAAGATCGCGAAGGTCTTGCCGCTCTATGACGTGCTCCTCGCCGAAGAGCGCCGACAGCTGGACCGACCCGCAGGACTGGCCGCCTCTGCCGCCAAGTTGGACAACGCGCTGCGAGATCAGAGCAAGACTTACGACGAGTGGATCTGGAGCCTGTAA
- a CDS encoding methyl-accepting chemotaxis protein, with protein sequence MTTAYTPDVATDVEALQAELAIYRSGIKAITLVAQQAATGNLEPRAMGIDPAGPLGELAQSVNHLLDLSDAFVRESTASLQHASEGKFYRRVLSRGLLGTYRDAAVVINTANDQMARTAGQLKDAEVARLLLADTFEVAIKGVVNDLATAATGARSTAQGLSYAADSASQHSTSVAAAAEQASRGIDSVAAAAEEITVTVTEIERQALETQKISKTAVVASESTTDKVRTLAEASAQITRVVKLINDISSQTRLLALNAAIEAARAGELGRGFAVVAGEVKNLAGRAGEATGEIEAQVFTIQSAIDDVVQSIEGIGTTVRRVNDLSSAVCGAVVEQRQANDSVSRNIQEAALGTRDVAQSITTVSTAIRETSDAAGQMLGAADDLALMADRMRAEVDKFLNVIRTG encoded by the coding sequence ATGACTACCGCATACACACCGGACGTCGCCACCGACGTCGAAGCGCTCCAAGCTGAACTGGCGATCTACCGTTCAGGCATCAAGGCCATCACCCTCGTGGCCCAACAGGCCGCCACAGGCAACCTCGAGCCACGCGCCATGGGCATCGACCCGGCGGGTCCGCTCGGCGAGCTCGCCCAGTCCGTCAATCACCTGCTCGATCTCTCGGATGCGTTTGTGCGTGAGAGCACCGCATCGTTGCAGCATGCCTCCGAAGGCAAGTTCTACCGTCGCGTGCTCTCACGCGGACTGCTCGGCACGTATCGTGACGCGGCTGTCGTGATCAACACGGCCAACGATCAGATGGCGCGCACTGCCGGACAGCTGAAGGATGCCGAGGTGGCGCGCCTGCTGCTGGCCGACACGTTCGAAGTCGCCATCAAGGGCGTCGTGAATGATCTCGCCACCGCTGCAACCGGCGCACGTTCCACTGCTCAAGGTCTCTCATACGCCGCCGACAGCGCGTCGCAACACAGCACGTCGGTGGCGGCGGCCGCCGAACAAGCGAGTCGCGGCATCGACTCGGTGGCCGCAGCCGCCGAAGAGATCACGGTGACCGTTACGGAGATCGAACGCCAGGCGCTCGAAACGCAGAAGATCTCGAAGACCGCCGTGGTCGCCTCGGAATCGACGACCGACAAAGTTCGCACCCTTGCCGAGGCGTCGGCCCAGATCACCCGGGTCGTCAAGTTGATTAACGACATCTCGAGTCAGACGCGGTTGCTGGCGCTCAATGCGGCCATCGAAGCGGCGCGCGCTGGCGAATTGGGGCGCGGATTTGCGGTAGTTGCCGGAGAGGTCAAGAATCTTGCTGGCCGCGCCGGCGAAGCGACGGGCGAGATCGAAGCGCAGGTGTTCACGATCCAATCGGCCATCGACGACGTCGTACAGTCGATCGAAGGCATCGGCACGACGGTGCGGCGCGTCAACGATCTGTCGTCGGCGGTGTGTGGCGCGGTCGTGGAACAGCGGCAGGCGAACGACTCGGTCAGCCGGAACATTCAGGAAGCCGCGCTCGGCACGCGTGACGTGGCGCAGAGCATCACCACGGTATCAACGGCCATCCGCGAAACGAGCGATGCGGCGGGTCAGATGCTCGGCGCCGCCGACGACCTCGCGCTCATGGCTGATCGCATGCGAGCTGAAGTCGACAAGTTCCTGAACGTGATTCGCACCGGCTGA